The window TGACGCCGTTCACCGGCAGCTCGCCGGACCAGCCGCGGCCATCGGCGGCGTCCTGGCCGGAGCTCGGCAGCCGCGTCCCGAGGAGGGTGGGGTTGGTCGAGGCGACGATCTTCCCGTCGGAGTCGGCGACCGTGGCCGAGGTGACCCCGGACCTGGTCAGCGTGGACTGCAGCAGCGGCGCGAGCATCTCGGCCGGAGCGGGCCGGACCAGCTGGGTGCGCACGAGGGGGTTGCCCGCCATCTCCTCGGCGAGCGCGGTCACCCGGCGCCCCTCGACCCGGTCGAAGGTCGCCTTCGACTGGGCCAGCGAGACCGCGGCGACGGCGGCCAGCACGATCACGACGATGGCGAGCTGCCATCTCAGCAGCTCACCGGCGAGCGTGTGACGTCGTGACGTTATGACCACTATGAACTCAACCTTCAATGGTCACACAAGGGAGACGGGGTGTCTCAGGAACCGCACAATCATGGCGCCGGATCGGCCCAAGCGAAAGAGATGAGCCATGAGAACTCGACGAGCCGCACTTGTCGGAGCTCTTGCCGCGGCGTCCATGCTCGCGGTCAGCGCATGTGGTGCCACCGCCGACAAGGACGAGTCCGGGAGCGGAGGCGGGGACGGGAAGCCCGTGACGGGCCTGCGCCTGATGGTCCCCAACACCCCGGGCAGCGGTTACGACCTCACCGCCCGCACCGTCACCCAGGTCATGCAGGACACCAAGGTCGCCTCCGGCGTCCAGGTGTTCAACCTGCCCGGCGCCAGCGGCACCGTGGGCCTGCAGCGCCTGGTGAACGAGAAGGGCAACGGCAAGATGGCCATGCAGATGGGCCTGGGTGTCGTCGGAGCCTCGTACACCTCGAAGTCCAAGGCGACGCTGACCGACACCACGCCGATCGCCAAGCTGATCGAGGAGGCCGGCGCGATCGTCGTGCCGAAGGACTCGCCGTACAAGACGATGGACGACCTCGTCACCGCCTGGAAGAAGAACCCCAAGAAGTTCGCCGTGGGCGGCGGCTCGTCGCCGGGCGGCCCCGACCACCTCCTGCCGATGCAGCTGGCGAAGGCCGTCGGTATCAAGCCGAAGGACGTCAACTACGTCTCGTACGACGGCGGCGGCGAACTGCTCCCCGCCATCCTCGGCAACAAGATCGCCTTCGGGGCCAGCGGCTTCGGTGAGTTCCTCGACCAGGTCGAGGCGGGCCAGGTGCGGGTCCTCGCGGTCAGCAGCGAGAAGCCGGTCGACGCGCTGAAGGACGCCCCCACCCTCAAGGACTCCGGCATCGACCTGGTCTTCACCAACTGGCGCGGCATCGTCGCCCCTCCGGGCATCACCGACGAGCAGAAGAAGACCTGGATCGACGCGCTGACGACGATGCACGACTCGGCCGACTGGAAGGCGCAGCTGGAGAAGAACGGCTGGGTGGACGCCTTCGCCACCGGTGACGAGTTCGGCACCTACCTGACCGAGCAGGACAAGGCGGTCGCCGACCTGCTGGCCGAGCTCGGGCTGGCATGAGCGCCGAAGTGAACGAAGAAGTGAAGGACGAACGGACCGTGGAGGACTCCCCTCCGCCCCGGGAGGGCGGGGACCGCGCACAGTACGGCGTGTGCGTGTTCCTCGCCCTGCTGGGCATCGCGGTGATCGTGGACGCCCTCGGCATCCCGCACATCACCAGCGGCACCGACCCGGTCGGCCCGCGCGCGGTCCCGCTGATCCTGGGCGCCCTGCTCGTGCTGATGGCCGTGCTGTACGCCGTCGACGTGGCCCGCGGCGGCCGCGGTGAGCCGGAGGCGGGCGAGGACGTCGACCTGTCGAGCGGCAGCGACTGGCGCACCGTCCTGCTGCTGATCGCGG of the Streptomyces sp. T12 genome contains:
- a CDS encoding Bug family tripartite tricarboxylate transporter substrate binding protein, translating into MLAVSACGATADKDESGSGGGDGKPVTGLRLMVPNTPGSGYDLTARTVTQVMQDTKVASGVQVFNLPGASGTVGLQRLVNEKGNGKMAMQMGLGVVGASYTSKSKATLTDTTPIAKLIEEAGAIVVPKDSPYKTMDDLVTAWKKNPKKFAVGGGSSPGGPDHLLPMQLAKAVGIKPKDVNYVSYDGGGELLPAILGNKIAFGASGFGEFLDQVEAGQVRVLAVSSEKPVDALKDAPTLKDSGIDLVFTNWRGIVAPPGITDEQKKTWIDALTTMHDSADWKAQLEKNGWVDAFATGDEFGTYLTEQDKAVADLLAELGLA
- a CDS encoding tripartite tricarboxylate transporter TctB family protein, coding for MNEEVKDERTVEDSPPPREGGDRAQYGVCVFLALLGIAVIVDALGIPHITSGTDPVGPRAVPLILGALLVLMAVLYAVDVARGGRGEPEAGEDVDLSSGSDWRTVLLLIAVFLANALLIERLGWVISGSLLFWGTAFALGNRHYIRNLLIAVTLSLTTFYAFAIGLGVNLPAGVLQGIL